The following proteins are encoded in a genomic region of Streptococcus gwangjuense:
- a CDS encoding carbohydrate ABC transporter permease → MEKQQPSKAALLSIIPGLGQIYNKQKAKGFIFLGVTIVFVLYFLALAAPELSNLITLGDKPGRDNSLFMLIRGAFHLIFVVVYVLFYFANIKDAHTIAKRINNGIPVPLTLKDMIKGIYENGFPYLLIIPSYIAMTFAIIFPVIVTLMIAFTNYDFQHLPPNKLLDWVGLTNFTNIWSLSTFRSAFGAVLSWTIIWALAASTLQIVIGIFTAIIANQPFIKGKRIFGVIFLLPWAVPAFITILTFSNMFNDSVGAINTQVLPILAKFLPFLDGALIPWKTDPTWTKIALIMMQGWLGFPYIYVLTLGILQSIPNDLYEAAYIDGANAWQKFRNITFPMILAVAAPTLISQYTFNFNNFSIMYLFNAGGPGSVGGGAGSTDILISWIYRLTTGTSPQYSMAAAVTLIISIIVISISMIAFKKLHAFDMEDV, encoded by the coding sequence ATGGAAAAGCAACAACCTAGTAAAGCAGCACTGCTGTCTATCATTCCTGGGTTAGGACAAATTTACAATAAACAAAAAGCCAAAGGTTTTATCTTCCTTGGTGTAACCATCGTATTTGTCCTTTATTTCCTAGCACTTGCAGCCCCTGAATTGAGCAATCTCATCACTCTTGGTGACAAGCCAGGTCGTGATAATTCCCTCTTCATGCTGATTCGTGGTGCCTTCCATTTAATCTTTGTAGTCGTTTATGTACTCTTCTATTTCGCAAATATTAAAGATGCACATACAATCGCAAAACGTATTAACAATGGAATTCCAGTACCACTTACGCTAAAAGATATGATCAAAGGAATCTATGAAAATGGCTTCCCTTACCTATTGATCATTCCATCTTATATTGCCATGACTTTTGCGATTATCTTCCCAGTTATCGTAACCTTGATGATTGCCTTTACCAACTACGACTTCCAGCACTTGCCACCAAACAAATTGTTGGACTGGGTTGGTTTGACCAACTTTACGAACATCTGGAGTTTGAGTACCTTCCGTTCTGCCTTTGGTGCCGTTCTTTCTTGGACTATCATCTGGGCTTTGGCTGCCTCAACTTTACAGATTGTGATTGGTATCTTCACAGCTATCATTGCTAACCAACCATTTATCAAAGGAAAACGTATCTTCGGTGTTATTTTCCTTCTTCCTTGGGCTGTTCCAGCCTTCATCACTATCTTGACATTCTCAAACATGTTTAACGATAGTGTCGGTGCTATCAACACTCAAGTATTGCCAATCTTGGCTAAATTCCTTCCTTTCCTTGATGGTGCTCTTATTCCTTGGAAAACAGACCCAACTTGGACTAAGATTGCCTTGATTATGATGCAAGGTTGGCTTGGATTCCCATACATCTACGTTTTGACTTTGGGTATCTTGCAATCTATTCCTAACGACCTTTACGAAGCAGCTTATATTGACGGTGCTAATGCTTGGCAAAAATTCCGCAACATCACTTTCCCAATGATCTTGGCCGTTGCGGCACCTACTTTGATCAGTCAATACACCTTCAACTTTAACAACTTCTCTATCATGTACCTTTTCAACGCTGGAGGACCTGGTAGTGTCGGTGGTGGAGCTGGTTCAACCGATATCTTGATTTCATGGATCTACCGTTTGACAACAGGTACATCTCCTCAATACTCTATGGCGGCAGCTGTTACCTTGATTATCTCTATCATTGTCATCTCAATCTCTATGATCGCATTCAAGAAATTACACGCATTTGATATGGAGGACGTCTAA
- a CDS encoding sugar ABC transporter permease gives MNNSIKLKRRLTQTLTYLYLVGLSIVIIYPLLITIMSAFKTGNVVAFKLDSNVDFSFANFQGLFSETLYGTWYLNTLIIALITMAVQTSIIVLAGYAYSRYNFLARKQSLVFFLIIQMVPTMAALTAFFVMALMLNALNHSWFLIFLYVGGGIPMNAWLMKGYFDTVPMSLDESAKLDGAGHFRRFWQIVLPLVRPMIAVQALWAFMGPFGDYILSSFLLREKEYFTVAVGLQTFVNNAKNMKIAYFSAGAILIALPICILFFFLQKNFVSGLTSGGDKG, from the coding sequence ATGAATAACTCAATTAAACTCAAACGTAGACTGACTCAAACCCTTACCTACCTCTACTTAGTTGGCCTTTCAATCGTGATTATCTATCCACTTTTGATCACTATCATGTCTGCCTTCAAGACTGGTAACGTAGTAGCCTTTAAACTAGACAGCAATGTCGACTTTAGTTTTGCTAACTTCCAAGGGCTCTTCTCTGAAACCTTATACGGTACTTGGTACCTCAACACTTTGATTATCGCCTTGATTACCATGGCTGTTCAAACAAGTATCATCGTACTTGCTGGTTATGCTTACAGTCGTTACAACTTCTTGGCTCGTAAACAAAGTTTGGTCTTCTTCTTGATTATCCAAATGGTGCCAACCATGGCCGCTTTGACAGCCTTCTTCGTTATGGCACTTATGTTGAACGCCCTTAACCACAGCTGGTTCCTCATCTTCCTTTATGTTGGTGGGGGTATCCCGATGAATGCTTGGTTGATGAAAGGTTACTTCGATACAGTGCCAATGTCTCTAGACGAATCTGCAAAACTAGACGGTGCAGGACACTTCCGCCGCTTCTGGCAAATTGTTCTTCCACTTGTTCGCCCAATGATCGCTGTGCAAGCTCTCTGGGCCTTCATGGGACCTTTCGGGGACTACATCCTCTCTAGTTTCTTGCTTCGTGAGAAAGAATACTTTACTGTTGCCGTTGGTCTCCAAACCTTCGTTAACAATGCGAAAAACATGAAGATTGCCTACTTCTCAGCAGGTGCTATCCTCATCGCCCTTCCAATCTGTATTCTCTTCTTCTTCCTACAAAAGAACTTTGTTTCAGGACTTACAAGTGGTGGCGACAAGGGATAA
- a CDS encoding DUF1189 domain-containing protein, with protein sequence MLPYPFSYFSSIWGFRKPLSKRFGLNWFQLLFTSIFLISLSMVPIAIQNSAQETYPLETFIDNVYEPLTDKVVQDLSEHAAIVDGKLTYTGTASQAPSLLIGPSQSKELPKDLQLHFDTNELVISKESKELTRISYRAIQTESFKSKDSLTQAISKDWYQQNRVYISLFLVLGASFLFGLNFFIVSLGASLLLYITKKSRLFSFRTFKECYHFILNCLGLPTLITLILGLFGQNMTTLITVQNILFVLYLVTIFYKTHFRDLDYHK encoded by the coding sequence ATGCTTCCATATCCATTTTCTTATTTTTCAAGTATTTGGGGATTTCGTAAGCCCCTGTCCAAACGTTTCGGGCTCAACTGGTTTCAGCTTCTCTTTACCAGTATCTTCCTTATCAGCTTGTCTATGGTACCCATTGCTATTCAGAACAGCGCCCAGGAGACTTATCCGCTAGAAACCTTTATCGATAATGTCTACGAACCATTGACAGATAAGGTTGTCCAGGATCTCTCTGAACACGCTGCAATTGTTGATGGCAAATTAACTTATACAGGCACAGCTAGTCAAGCGCCTTCTCTTTTAATCGGTCCAAGTCAAAGCAAGGAATTACCTAAGGACTTGCAACTGCATTTCGATACGAATGAGCTCGTCATCAGCAAGGAAAGTAAAGAGTTGACACGCATCTCTTACCGAGCGATTCAGACTGAGAGTTTCAAAAGCAAAGACAGCTTGACACAAGCGATTTCTAAAGACTGGTACCAGCAGAATCGTGTCTATATCAGTCTCTTCCTAGTTCTCGGAGCAAGCTTCCTCTTTGGTTTGAATTTCTTCATTGTCTCTCTAGGAGCGAGTCTTCTCCTTTATATCACTAAGAAATCACGCCTCTTTTCATTTAGGACCTTTAAAGAGTGCTACCATTTTATCTTGAACTGTTTAGGATTACCAACTCTGATTACGCTTATTTTGGGATTATTTGGCCAAAATATGACAACCCTGATAACTGTACAAAACATTCTTTTTGTTCTGTATCTGGTCACTATCTTTTATAAAACGCATTTCCGTGATCTAGATTACCATAAATAG
- a CDS encoding LacI family DNA-binding transcriptional regulator — translation MPVTIKDVAKAAGVSPSTVTRVIQNKSTISDETKKRVRKAMKELNYHPNLNARSLVSSYTQVIGLVLPDDSDAFYQNPFFPSVLRGIAQVASENHYAIQIATGKDEKERLKAISQMVYGKRVDGLIFLYAEEEDPLVKLVADEQFPFLILGKSISPFIPLVDNDNVQAGFDATEYFIKKGCKRIAFIGGTKRLFVTQDRLTGYESALKQHQLPIDDNLTYFANEFLEEKGYQFSKLLFQHDPQIDAIITTDSLLAEGVCDYIAKHQLDVPVLSFDSVNPKLNLAAYVNINSLELGRTSFETILQIINDAKNNKQICYRQLIAHKIIEK, via the coding sequence ATGCCCGTTACGATTAAAGACGTGGCCAAGGCTGCTGGTGTTTCGCCTTCAACTGTAACCCGTGTTATTCAAAATAAATCAACCATTAGCGACGAAACAAAAAAACGCGTTCGCAAGGCTATGAAGGAGCTCAATTACCACCCCAACCTCAACGCTCGTAGTTTGGTAAGCAGTTATACCCAAGTTATCGGCTTGGTCCTTCCTGACGACTCAGACGCCTTCTATCAAAATCCTTTCTTCCCATCTGTCCTCCGTGGTATCGCTCAAGTCGCTTCTGAAAACCACTATGCCATTCAGATTGCAACAGGGAAAGATGAAAAAGAGCGCCTTAAAGCTATTTCACAGATGGTTTATGGCAAACGTGTGGATGGATTAATCTTCCTTTATGCCGAAGAGGAGGATCCCTTGGTCAAACTAGTCGCTGATGAGCAGTTCCCCTTCCTTATCCTAGGAAAATCCATTTCACCCTTTATCCCTCTTGTCGATAATGATAATGTCCAAGCTGGTTTTGATGCGACCGAATATTTCATTAAAAAAGGTTGCAAACGAATTGCCTTTATTGGAGGGACGAAGCGACTCTTCGTAACGCAAGACCGTTTAACAGGCTATGAGTCAGCACTCAAACAACACCAACTGCCTATTGATGACAATCTGACCTACTTTGCAAATGAATTTCTAGAGGAAAAAGGGTATCAGTTTAGTAAACTCCTCTTTCAGCATGACCCGCAGATTGATGCTATCATTACAACCGATAGTCTCCTAGCTGAGGGGGTCTGTGACTATATCGCTAAGCACCAACTGGATGTCCCTGTTCTCAGCTTTGACTCAGTCAATCCCAAGCTCAACTTGGCGGCCTATGTCAATATCAATAGCCTAGAACTTGGTCGAACATCATTTGAAACGATTCTTCAGATCATCAACGATGCTAAAAACAATAAACAAATTTGTTACCGTCAGTTAATTGCCCACAAAATTATTGAAAAATAA
- a CDS encoding YitT family protein, whose protein sequence is MKQAKRIKRWRYYLRRFAYQIKILRVLQSISREKYDEKISASLVYGFLSAVAVNFFFQPGHVYSSGATGLAQIISALSNHWFGFHIPISLTFYAINFPLMVLAWYQIGHKFTVFTFITVSMSSFFIQFVPVATLTEDPIINALFGGVVMGLGIGFALRNNISSGGTDIVSLTIRKKTGKNVGSISFLVNGTIMLIAGLTFGWKYALYSMITIFVSSRVTDAVFTKQKRMQSMIVTNHPDKVIEKIHKKLHRGATMIHDAEGTYNHERKAVLITVITRAEFNEFKQIMKQVDPGAFVSVSENVHILGRFVETEN, encoded by the coding sequence ATGAAACAAGCAAAACGAATTAAGCGGTGGCGCTATTATCTGCGCCGCTTTGCTTATCAGATAAAAATTTTACGTGTCTTACAAAGCATCTCGCGAGAAAAATATGATGAGAAGATTTCGGCCTCTCTAGTCTATGGTTTTTTATCAGCAGTAGCGGTCAATTTCTTTTTCCAACCAGGGCATGTGTATTCGAGTGGTGCGACAGGTCTGGCACAGATTATCTCTGCCTTGAGTAATCACTGGTTTGGTTTTCATATCCCGATTTCGCTGACCTTTTACGCCATTAATTTTCCTTTGATGGTCTTGGCTTGGTATCAGATTGGGCATAAGTTCACCGTCTTTACCTTTATCACGGTGTCCATGAGTTCCTTCTTTATCCAGTTTGTCCCTGTAGCGACCTTAACGGAGGATCCCATTATCAATGCCCTTTTTGGGGGTGTTGTCATGGGCTTGGGGATTGGTTTTGCTCTTCGCAACAATATCTCCAGTGGTGGGACGGATATCGTCAGTTTGACTATTCGCAAGAAAACAGGTAAGAATGTCGGTAGTATTTCTTTCTTGGTAAATGGAACTATCATGCTGATAGCTGGTTTGACCTTTGGTTGGAAATACGCTCTTTACTCTATGATTACCATCTTTGTCTCTAGCCGTGTGACAGATGCAGTCTTTACCAAGCAAAAACGTATGCAGTCCATGATTGTGACCAATCATCCAGACAAGGTAATTGAAAAAATCCATAAAAAATTGCACCGTGGAGCAACCATGATCCACGATGCAGAAGGAACCTATAATCACGAGAGAAAGGCAGTTTTAATCACTGTCATCACACGTGCAGAGTTTAATGAATTTAAACAGATTATGAAACAGGTGGATCCAGGCGCCTTTGTCTCTGTATCTGAGAATGTCCATATTTTGGGACGGTTCGTTGAAACAGAAAATTAG
- the aspS gene encoding aspartate--tRNA ligase produces the protein MKRSMYAGRVREEHIGQEITLKGWVGRRRDLGGLIFIDLRDREGIMQLVINPEKVSAEVMETAESLRSEFVIEVTGQVTAREQANDKLPTGAVELNVTALTVLNTAKTTPFEIKDGIEANDDTRLRYRYLDLRRPEMLENLKLRAKVTHSIRNYLDELEFIDVETPFLSKSTPEGARDYLVPSRVNKGHFYALPQSPQITKQLLMNAGFDRYYQIVKCFRDEDLRGDRQPEFTQVDLETSFLTEQEIQDITEGLIARVMKETKGIEVTLPFPRMKYDDAMALYGSDKPDTRFDMLLQDLTEVVKGIDFKVFSEAPAVKAIVVKGAADNYSRKDIDKMTEVAKQYGAKGLAWVKVVDGELNGPVAKFLTSIQAELTTALALEDKDLVLFVADTLEVANATLGALRGRIAKELGLIDNDKFNFLWVVDWPMFEWSEEEGRYMSAHHPFTLPQEETAHELEGDLAKVRAIAYDIVLNGYELGGGSLRINQKDLQERMFKALGFSAEEANDQFGFLLEAMDYGFPPHGGLAIGLDRFVMLLAGEDNIREVIAFPKNNKASDPMTQAPSTVALKQLEELSLQVEEDETSKTN, from the coding sequence ATGAAACGTAGTATGTATGCTGGTCGTGTTCGCGAGGAACACATCGGACAAGAAATAACCTTGAAAGGATGGGTTGGCCGTCGTCGTGACCTAGGTGGTTTGATCTTTATCGATCTTCGTGACCGTGAAGGAATCATGCAGTTGGTTATTAACCCTGAAAAAGTCTCTGCAGAGGTCATGGAAACAGCTGAAAGCCTTCGTAGCGAATTTGTTATCGAGGTGACTGGTCAGGTCACTGCGCGTGAGCAAGCCAATGATAAGTTGCCAACTGGTGCAGTTGAGTTAAATGTAACAGCTCTGACAGTGCTGAATACAGCTAAGACAACACCATTTGAAATTAAGGATGGCATTGAGGCCAATGACGATACGCGTTTGCGTTACCGTTACCTTGACCTTCGTCGTCCAGAAATGTTGGAAAATCTTAAACTTCGTGCTAAGGTGACCCACTCTATCCGTAACTACTTGGATGAGTTGGAGTTTATCGATGTGGAGACACCATTCCTTTCTAAGTCAACACCAGAAGGGGCGCGTGACTATTTGGTGCCATCTCGTGTTAATAAAGGGCATTTTTACGCGCTTCCTCAAAGTCCACAAATCACTAAGCAGTTGTTGATGAATGCTGGTTTTGACCGTTATTATCAAATCGTTAAATGTTTCCGTGACGAGGACTTGCGTGGAGACCGCCAGCCTGAGTTCACTCAGGTCGACTTGGAAACTTCATTCCTTACTGAGCAAGAAATCCAAGACATCACAGAAGGCTTGATTGCGCGTGTCATGAAGGAAACTAAAGGCATCGAAGTGACGCTTCCATTCCCTCGTATGAAATACGATGATGCGATGGCTCTTTACGGTTCTGATAAACCTGATACTCGTTTTGACATGTTGCTTCAGGACCTGACAGAAGTAGTCAAAGGTATAGACTTTAAAGTCTTTTCAGAAGCACCTGCTGTAAAAGCCATTGTGGTCAAAGGCGCTGCGGACAATTATTCACGTAAAGACATCGACAAGATGACGGAAGTAGCCAAGCAGTACGGTGCCAAAGGTCTTGCTTGGGTCAAGGTGGTTGATGGAGAATTAAACGGACCAGTTGCCAAGTTCTTGACTAGCATCCAAGCAGAATTGACAACAGCGCTTGCACTTGAAGATAAGGACCTCGTTCTCTTTGTGGCGGATACGCTTGAAGTGGCCAATGCAACTCTTGGTGCCCTTCGTGGACGTATTGCCAAAGAGCTTGGCTTGATTGATAACGATAAATTCAACTTCCTTTGGGTAGTTGACTGGCCAATGTTTGAATGGTCTGAAGAAGAAGGCCGTTACATGAGCGCCCACCATCCATTTACTCTACCACAGGAAGAGACTGCTCACGAATTAGAAGGTGATTTGGCGAAGGTTCGTGCCATTGCTTACGATATTGTCTTGAACGGTTATGAGCTTGGTGGTGGTAGCCTTCGTATCAACCAAAAAGACCTTCAAGAACGCATGTTCAAGGCTCTTGGTTTCTCAGCTGAAGAAGCAAATGACCAGTTTGGATTCCTTCTTGAAGCCATGGACTATGGTTTCCCACCACACGGTGGTTTGGCTATCGGGCTTGACCGATTTGTCATGCTTTTAGCAGGAGAAGACAATATCCGTGAAGTCATTGCCTTTCCTAAGAACAACAAGGCAAGTGACCCAATGACACAAGCTCCTTCAACAGTAGCTCTCAAACAACTAGAGGAACTCAGCTTACAAGTAGAAGAAGATGAAACAAGCAAAACGAATTAA
- a CDS encoding CPBP family intramembrane glutamic endopeptidase has translation MKLLKNLGWFLLALLSFFFIYSFIQGLATASLALGASPYAVTLLYVALAGVYVYGIYKWYQKAPVHIEKSDFNRFIWLPALVWFLSLVVQFFLPNDPSVNQQIATDLTLSQPLFSFFAVVIFAPLTEELIFRGMLARYFFPKQDNSKQTLIFLLVSSVLFALIHFPGDVQQFLVYASLGFSLGLAYISRKGLVYSISLHALNNLVSFLMILML, from the coding sequence ATGAAATTACTTAAAAACCTCGGCTGGTTTCTTCTAGCCCTTCTATCCTTTTTCTTTATCTATAGCTTCATTCAGGGGCTCGCGACTGCTTCGCTTGCCTTAGGCGCTTCCCCCTATGCTGTTACCTTGCTCTATGTGGCCTTGGCTGGAGTATACGTGTACGGCATTTACAAATGGTATCAGAAAGCTCCTGTTCATATTGAGAAGAGTGACTTCAACCGATTTATTTGGCTCCCGGCCTTGGTTTGGTTCTTATCTTTGGTTGTCCAGTTTTTCTTGCCAAATGATCCTTCAGTAAATCAGCAAATAGCGACAGACTTGACCTTGTCTCAACCACTTTTCTCATTCTTTGCGGTCGTTATTTTTGCTCCTTTGACGGAAGAGCTTATCTTTAGAGGAATGTTGGCACGCTATTTCTTTCCTAAGCAGGACAATAGTAAACAAACTCTGATTTTTCTTCTGGTATCCAGTGTTCTGTTTGCCTTGATTCATTTTCCAGGTGATGTGCAACAATTTTTAGTTTATGCTAGTCTTGGTTTTAGCTTGGGCTTGGCTTATATTAGCAGAAAAGGTCTGGTCTACAGTATTTCTCTCCACGCTTTGAATAATTTAGTCAGCTTTTTGATGATTCTCATGCTATAA
- a CDS encoding ABC transporter permease: MFRKLNALLWLRLQVLISNSSLLATLLMPFGIAVVYNEFLNKNGQLSLLLLSSSLTMVLSMGSGYMVSIMMAEDKEKRNLKSLILSGVTATEYTFSMLVLPILIMLLAMIVLPIYLKVDVSGYLFAYVIYLLLATISIIFLNLLIGAMSDTQSKAQVYSIFPMLIVSFLPIIALQNDTAQKVLDYSFVGPIVNLLNKKGGEISFSNIGMLLAWVLVLGIANLIVLKNSYKAR; this comes from the coding sequence ATGTTTAGAAAATTAAATGCCCTACTATGGTTAAGATTACAAGTCCTTATTAGCAATTCATCTTTGTTGGCGACTCTATTGATGCCTTTTGGCATTGCTGTTGTATATAATGAATTTTTAAATAAGAATGGACAATTGAGCCTATTGTTACTATCTTCTAGCTTGACGATGGTCTTGAGCATGGGAAGTGGTTATATGGTATCGATTATGATGGCAGAAGATAAGGAAAAACGAAATCTTAAATCACTCATCCTAAGTGGTGTGACAGCAACAGAATATACTTTCAGTATGCTTGTTCTCCCTATTCTGATAATGTTACTTGCTATGATTGTACTTCCCATCTATCTTAAAGTAGATGTATCTGGTTATTTATTTGCCTACGTTATCTATTTGCTCCTAGCAACTATTAGTATTATTTTTCTCAACCTTCTAATCGGTGCGATGTCAGATACTCAATCTAAAGCGCAAGTTTATAGTATCTTCCCTATGTTAATTGTCTCTTTTTTACCTATAATTGCTCTTCAAAATGATACGGCTCAAAAAGTGTTGGATTACTCGTTCGTTGGTCCTATTGTAAATCTTTTAAATAAAAAAGGTGGAGAAATATCTTTTTCTAACATCGGTATGTTACTTGCCTGGGTACTTGTATTAGGAATAGCAAACCTCATTGTATTGAAAAACAGCTATAAAGCAAGATAG
- a CDS encoding ABC transporter ATP-binding protein produces MIRVENVSKSFGSKKALHQISFEIKEGEIFGFLGPSGSGKTTMINVLTGQLAADQGKTVLLGKNSQDLTSNDLEQIGIVSDGSGFYEKMSLYKNLLIYAKLYGLKSDRVNQVLQQVGLADAKDIIAEKLSTGMKQRMFLARALLNAPKILFLDEPTSGLDPTTSKMIHTLLQELKQAGTTIFLTTHDMNEATLLCDRLSLLNKGNLIEYGSPQDIIQKYHVDKKVRVVYNDGREQIVPFEELPQLDTTDLMVVHSCEPTLEEIFIRLTGEKLDV; encoded by the coding sequence ATGATTCGTGTTGAAAATGTAAGCAAAAGTTTTGGGAGCAAAAAAGCTCTTCATCAGATTTCTTTTGAGATTAAGGAGGGCGAAATCTTTGGTTTTCTTGGCCCTTCTGGCTCAGGTAAAACAACTATGATTAATGTCTTAACAGGACAGTTGGCTGCAGATCAAGGTAAAACAGTTTTGTTAGGCAAGAATTCTCAAGATTTAACCTCAAATGATTTGGAACAAATCGGTATTGTTAGTGATGGCAGTGGTTTTTATGAAAAGATGAGTCTTTACAAAAATCTTCTCATCTATGCTAAGCTGTATGGTCTCAAGTCAGATAGAGTAAATCAGGTGCTCCAACAGGTTGGATTGGCAGATGCTAAAGATATTATCGCAGAAAAATTATCTACAGGAATGAAACAACGAATGTTCTTGGCTCGTGCCCTTCTTAATGCTCCTAAGATTCTCTTTCTAGATGAGCCAACCAGTGGATTAGACCCTACAACATCTAAGATGATTCATACCCTACTTCAAGAATTAAAGCAGGCGGGGACAACTATCTTTCTGACCACGCATGATATGAATGAAGCAACTCTGCTTTGTGATCGCTTATCTCTTTTGAATAAGGGTAACCTAATAGAGTATGGAAGTCCGCAAGATATCATCCAGAAGTACCATGTGGATAAGAAAGTACGTGTGGTTTATAATGATGGACGAGAACAGATAGTTCCATTTGAAGAATTACCACAATTAGACACGACAGATTTGATGGTGGTTCACTCTTGTGAGCCGACACTAGAAGAAATCTTTATCAGATTGACAGGAGAAAAGTTAGATGTTTAG
- a CDS encoding DUF3169 family protein, translating to MKKKNKGGLLFLMSVVLGGFLGGFVGMFKDAAESHAIILDVKVLIPWISTICLLIGFISILLTFNFLKKSRKFHSLYQEEMDDDLNETYYVQMYRNLEFGSIAFNITNVAILLALFISASEMVVLNGSHLTLSLSFLGLVLIFNVQKYFYKTIAIVRQFDLVFFSMPKDILGYVNSYDEGERQANLEQSFRILFQLHQYVLPGLYFLIALFSLLTGEIQLLAFLLVGAIHIYINVMQLPMVKRYFK from the coding sequence ATGAAAAAGAAAAATAAAGGTGGATTGTTATTTTTAATGTCTGTTGTCCTTGGAGGTTTCTTGGGAGGTTTTGTAGGGATGTTTAAGGATGCTGCCGAATCCCACGCAATCATTTTAGATGTAAAAGTCTTGATACCCTGGATATCAACTATTTGTTTACTGATAGGTTTCATTAGTATTCTTTTGACTTTCAATTTCTTAAAGAAAAGCAGAAAATTTCACTCCTTGTATCAAGAGGAAATGGATGATGATCTGAATGAAACCTATTATGTGCAAATGTATCGGAATCTTGAGTTTGGAAGCATTGCTTTTAATATTACAAACGTAGCGATTTTATTGGCTCTCTTCATTTCAGCAAGTGAAATGGTTGTACTAAATGGAAGCCATCTAACCTTATCTCTTTCTTTTTTGGGATTAGTATTGATTTTTAATGTTCAAAAATATTTTTATAAAACCATTGCGATTGTTCGCCAGTTTGATTTGGTATTTTTCTCTATGCCAAAGGATATCTTAGGCTATGTCAATTCTTACGATGAAGGGGAGCGCCAGGCTAATTTGGAACAGAGTTTTCGGATTTTATTCCAATTACATCAGTATGTCTTGCCAGGTCTCTACTTTCTGATTGCTCTCTTTTCTTTACTGACAGGAGAGATTCAGTTACTAGCCTTCTTGCTTGTCGGAGCTATCCATATTTATATCAATGTGATGCAGTTACCTATGGTAAAACGCTATTTCAAATAA
- a CDS encoding helix-turn-helix transcriptional regulator: MQLKNRLKELRARDGLNQTELAKLAGVSRQTVSLLERDEYTPSIIIALKISQIFNETVESVFRLEEDE; the protein is encoded by the coding sequence ATGCAACTAAAAAATCGTCTAAAAGAGCTTCGAGCTCGCGATGGTCTCAACCAAACCGAACTGGCTAAGCTAGCAGGGGTTTCCAGACAGACCGTTAGCCTACTAGAACGGGATGAGTACACCCCGTCCATTATCATTGCCCTGAAAATATCTCAAATTTTCAACGAAACAGTCGAATCGGTATTTCGCTTGGAGGAGGACGAGTGA
- a CDS encoding aspartyl-tRNA synthetase, whose amino-acid sequence MSRLLKELIGKKPTIIGQLFGTDNWEVVDVDEEWVKLRRVDKKGKEKFKLQRIEDIQTVEFDGE is encoded by the coding sequence ATGTCAAGATTATTAAAAGAATTGATTGGGAAAAAACCAACAATCATTGGACAATTGTTTGGGACAGACAACTGGGAAGTTGTGGATGTTGACGAGGAATGGGTCAAACTACGACGTGTTGATAAAAAGGGGAAAGAAAAATTCAAGTTGCAACGTATTGAGGATATCCAAACCGTTGAATTTGACGGAGAGTAG